One window from the genome of Natronomonas pharaonis DSM 2160 encodes:
- a CDS encoding VOC family protein, with amino-acid sequence MTDADSTADATAAERPTAHHVGLTVSDLERAIAFYTDLFDCTVESRFTVDGEAFETVVGVDGAAGSFAHLDAGGTRLELVAYEPAGEPTPSAELVQPGAAHVAFEVADVDAFVNDLPDGVAPLSDPQTTASGTRLVFLRDPDGNRIELLEP; translated from the coding sequence ATGACTGACGCTGACTCGACAGCCGACGCCACGGCAGCCGAACGCCCCACGGCCCACCACGTCGGGCTGACCGTCTCCGACCTCGAACGGGCGATTGCGTTCTATACCGACCTCTTCGACTGTACCGTCGAGAGTCGCTTTACCGTCGACGGCGAGGCCTTCGAGACGGTCGTCGGCGTCGATGGCGCTGCCGGCTCCTTTGCCCACCTTGATGCCGGCGGCACGCGACTCGAACTCGTCGCCTACGAGCCGGCGGGCGAGCCGACCCCGTCGGCCGAACTCGTCCAGCCCGGTGCGGCACATGTCGCCTTTGAGGTTGCTGATGTCGATGCCTTTGTTAACGACCTGCCCGACGGCGTTGCCCCGCTCAGCGACCCACAAACGACTGCCAGCGGCACGCGGCTCGTCTTCCTGCGTGACCCCGACGGCAACCGCATCGAGCTTCTAGAGCCGTAG